In Miscanthus floridulus cultivar M001 chromosome 19, ASM1932011v1, whole genome shotgun sequence, the DNA window CGCTTGCCAGGCCCTGCATCCagccatcactggagctcccacgtcgcacaaagttcgggtgtgaccggcgcgttgctccagcacttcaagggcaggaccacttcatcaaccataccgccatagtaataggctacagggctcggacatgccacctctgttcgcacgacgccgcatagctaacacatgtatcacccctgtcctcccttcaactataaaagggagggattcgGGCCGTTTCAAGAGAGAGGCCGACGGGTTcacgaggtagacgaacacacactcgacattctgtaacacgcacgcttctccgccacctgagatcaacatctcaagcaatccatgccgctccgcgcagagacctgggactagctccctctctcgccctgcttgtaaccccctactacgagcatttcggtgcaaggaatacaagatcgatctctcagactggacatagggcacccattacccgaaccagtataaaccttgtgtctctttgcatcatcatccgggattaggggcacgcagtacgtttttactagttggttgagagctcgtcggtccaaaacaccgacaattatgTTCTCACATATTGAGGTGTTAAACATACTccactttgatcaaatatatatacaaatttattaatatttatgttgcgcaataaaaattattattagactaaatattaaatatatattttataatatatgTACTTCGAGATATAAATGccactaatattttctataaatctagctaaattttaaaaaattgacTAGCACAAAAATCTAAGCAACATTTCAAAATGGACAGAACAAGCATAATACTTAAAAATTATTCCCGGAGATGCAACTCAGCATGAATGGTGGAAAAGCACCGGCGGTACCGTGGGGTTGCAGATGCATGACTTGACAACAGAGTTTACACCTTTGTTTCCACTAATCTAGATATTTATTACAAGTTTAATTGCCGTGTGTTTTCTTTTATGTACAAGAAAGAGGTTATTCGTGGAAATAATTATTTCTTGGGGCTGGTTTTTTAATTCGCACTTccttcgtttcaaattataagtcattttaattttTTTGACAGACaaaatattttaattttgaccaaaattataaattACAAAGGTTTATGACATGAAATAGATATAATatgaaatataattaatgaattttgtaataatacttatttgatatcataaatattattatttttattatataaatttgattaaaCTTAAGATACTGTTTTAActctagaatgacttataatttaggacggaGGAAATACTTGTTTGTGAAGCTGAAGGAACTTAATCTTGGCCTAGTGGGCCCACTAGGCTGGTTAAATGAAAACCGAATCCACTCCATTGAGGAAATTTACAAGACAAGTGGTCCTCTGGATAAAAATGAAGAGGGTGACTTGTACTAACTTGTAAGGTATCCTATGCTCGGACCTTGTGGTCCTGCAGATGGCAAAGCTGATAGCAGCGGGCTGCGTGGATTATGGGGTGTTTGATCTCAAAACTAAAGAGGTGTCACATCGAGTGTtaggataataataataaaataaattatagaagtcgTCATAATCTAGGAGACAAATTTATCAAGCCTagttaatccgtcattagcatatatttactgtagcacatattgtcaaatcatagactaattaggcttaatagattcgtctcgtaaattagtctcaatctgtgcatttagttttataattagtctatatttaatacttcaaatTAGTGTCAAATATCCAATGTGATATGGACTAAAAATTAGGAGGGGAAATGGCCACAACCCCACACTGCCCCCATTTCCTAAAAAAAAAAGCTGCCCCACTCAGCAGAATACACCGACACAGTTTGGGAAGAACTTGCAGTGTGCACGGAACAGAAAGGAAACGAAAAGATaacagagttttttttttcaatatgCAAAAGGTTTGCACATCTTTTATTTACATTAAGATCGAGAAAGTAGAGTTTTACAACGACGAACCAAGCACACTAGAGGGGTCTAAGGTATTAGAATCCCCACCCTGACAAAAGAACGCATGCAGCGACTACTCTTGCAAGAGACAACCCAATTTAGCAGCCCCGGCGTCACGCAAGGTGGCTCCGCGGCCGCTTACCCTGTCCAGCGTCTGGGAACAGCTCCCTCATAGCTTCAGCGTGGGATGGATAAATCATAAATTGACAAGTAACAAAACCACACATGCAGACTGATGACAAATTGTTACAACGACGACATTGTTGAGGTGACAGTAGAGGGAAACACCTGACCATGATCGCAGAACGGGGCAATCCGTGAAGATAGCTGGGACTCGACAAAACACAAACGACATGAAACACACTCACACATACACTACGCACATTACAACGGAATACCGAAATACACCACAAGCGGAATTATTTAGAGCATAAATGTAAACATGTAATACGTACGGCACTTGCTACCACGCAGCGCATACCTCAAACACAGGCTACAGAGACGACACGTCAGATCTATCAGGGCCAACTATACATGTTAAAATATCTTGGCTTTGGTTGGGTTTAGAAATGAATCTTGGATTTTTCTCCGTCATTCAAGGCATAAATCCAGAAGCCTCCACCTTGCTGTCAGATGGCCGAGCATATAACTTAACATAAAGTTAACATCGATAGCATCATTCTTGTCGTGCCCACCTTGCTAGTGCCGCCTAGTGCTATGTGCTGTGCATGTGGCTTTTCCTTATTCCTCGCTAGTGCCGTGGGCGATCGCCCATGATGCTTCCCGGAAACTTCCTCCGCATTGACTGTCACCACGTCGCCTCCTAGTGGGAGCGGACATGATGCCATCAAACTCAAACAGGACATCACTATCAAGCCGTCACGTAATATTAACTAATCTTCAACAAGACTCCTCATTGCTCATGTCACGGACGGCTTGGCAGAGAACCAGGATGGCATTAGTTGTAAACAGGGTATTTAGAACCGGAGTCTGAAACCATATAGATTCATATAGAATTTCTTGCTTGCTTTCGAGCACCTTGAATCTATGATGAACAGTTAATGCTTTGCTACAACCTCAACAGATATTTCATTCCACCATGTGCTTAGAGACACGGTGACAGTAGTTTCTTGGAACTTCAGTAGCATGCGATTATGGAGTTTAAGATTGGCTCACCGCGGTCACTATGGACAGAAATACATCTTGTCCTGCTCCCTTGCATATCTTTGCTGCTTCCATTCATCCATAGTCGTAATCCTCCGGTTCTTCAGTTCTTCAGTCTTCCTCCTCTTTTCGTCCTCTTCCTTGGCACTCCGAGTCTCCTGCTCTGCTCCAAATCCACACGAATTTCTGCTCACAGATGTTATTACAAGCAACAAAGCTGTTGCTTCCATATGTCGTATGTACAAACTGAGCCTATATTTGTTCAGTTCTTCTCTGCTCCCTCTGCCCTTGCTCTCCACTTCTAATACAAATAACTCCCGTGCGTGAGAACAATCCAATAAGCTTACCGGATAATAAGGCCGGAAATTCCTCCTCCAAATCCAATAAGCAAACCAGAGGGATCTCCTGTGTCTTGGGCGGCAGCAGAAGCAGATCTGGCCTTGCTGAACTCCAGATCTAGTAGAACCACGGCAAGCTAAAACAGCCGGTGTGACAGCAAAAAGGTGACTTAAAGAAGCCAAGAAATTAGCGGTGAAAACATAACCTAGTTGTTGGCCCTGAGATCTAGATCTAACGCGTCGCGCAGTGCTGTGCCGGCCGGTATGAGCCTTGCGGCAGCAAGTCAGATTAGTTGGCGACGCCCTCCTTGCGGGCGGCGGCGggtggcaccgccgccgccggcagaGCCGGCTGCTTCTCCTCGTGCACGAAGAAAGCGTAGAACCCGCCGCAGGAGGTagcggcggccatggcccagaCGACGACCTTGACGGCGAGGGGCATGATTTCGGCGACCTTGTAGCTAAACATGACGGTGAGGAGCGTGGTGAGGCTCCAGACCGCAGCCTTGACCTTCTCGCGCTTAGGGGAGTGGCGGTCGAGGCGCTCGTAGTACCGCAGGAAGCCGAAGAGCGCGACGAGGTCGACGTAAGAGACCACGACGAAGATGATTGAGCCAGTGTCGCCGTTGGAGCGGTACACGGCCATGCCGGAGTTGAACGTCAGGAAGAGGAAGCCAAGCACCGTCAACCAGGAGATATCGGCCATCACTCTTGCTGCTTGTCGCCCGGGGCTCTGAACCTGCTACACCGAATCAGCCAGCGTCTTCTTACCTGAGAAACATAAGAATTGCGACACGAGAACCACAGTTAAATGATCGATGATATTCAAGGCAGAACAGCAGCGAGGTAAGAGTTTTCCATCGGAGATCAGCGGCGGCGAAGGGAGAGTCCCATCGTCGCCGCTTGCTTTTTCGTCTATGAGAAGGCTGGGGGAAAAAAGTCTGCAAGGAGAGCGTACCTCTTGATTTATCGCTGCAGTGTGTTGCTAGGAGGTGCTCACACCGATATATGGAAACTGAAGAGTGCCTCGTATTAAACAATTCCTCCTTGTTTTAGGTGGCTTGCCCCATTTTTTTAGGTACCTTGCTTATAAACCGTGTTGATACTGATACCGAGAGAAAGCGACGGCATCCGGCGTTACTGTAGCTACACAGtttcattttgtttttatttggcggTAATTGTtcgatcgttgactaattaggctcaaaacgttcgtctcgtaaagtacaaccaaactgtacaattagtttttgatttcatcaatatttagtactctatgcatgtaccgcaaatttgatgtgacgtagaatcttctttttacatagtgccaaattctgaaattggaggaactaaacaccccctggGGCTGGGTGTGgccgtgtgtgtgtgttggtgggGTATGGGGGGTGGGGTAGGCTGctgttctgccttaaatatcaTCGATCATTTAACTGTGGTTCTCGTGACGCTGGCTGATTCGGTGTAGCAGGTTCAGAGCCCAGGCGACAAGCAGCAAGAGTGATGGCCGATATCTCCTGGTTGACGGTGCTTGGCTTCCTCTTCCTGACGTTCAACTCCGGCATGGCCGTGGACCGCTCCAACGGCGACACTGGCTCAATCATCTTCGTCGTGGTCTCTTACGTCGACCTCGTCGCGCTCTTCGGCTTCCTGCGGTACTACGAGCGCCTCGACCGCCACTCCCCTAAGCGCGAGAAGGTCAAGGCTGCGGTCTGGAGCCTCACCACGCTCCTCACCGTCAGCGAGGAGTTTTCCATCGGAGATCAGCGGCGGCGAAGGGAGCGTCCCATCGTCGCAGCTTGCTTTTTCGTCTATGAGATGGCTGGGGAAAAAAATCTGCAAGGAGGGCGTACCTCTTGATTTATCGCTGCAGGGTGTTGCTAGGAGGTGCTCACACTTTGCTTATAAAACCGTGTTGATACTGGTACCGAGAAAGCGACGGCCAAAGAGACACCTATCTCTCCGCGCCACCGTTGCCGTCCGATCTTTACCATATGGTCAGGATAACGTGGAGTCCCCAGGATGT includes these proteins:
- the LOC136529859 gene encoding uncharacterized protein, whose product is MADISWLTVLGFLFLTFNSGMAVYRSNGDTGSIIFVVVSYVDLVALFGFLRYYERLDRHSPKREKVKAAVWSLTTLLTVMFSYKVAEIMPLAVKVVVWAMAAATSCGGFYAFFVHEEKQPALPAAAVPPAAARKEGVAN